Sequence from the Flexibacter flexilis DSM 6793 genome:
TCGTAACCAAGCGACTAATTATTCAATAAATTGAAGATTGAGAGAAAGCGACTTAAAACAGTAACTATTTGATAGATATTGTTTTAAGTTGCTTTTTTTCGTTTTAATGAATCAAACTTGCATAGATCTCATGATTTTGGCACGCACTTTGTTTACTGTTAGACAAATGACTATTACTCGTTGTTAATTAAACACATACATCTTTCAGTTGTCTAACAATAAAACGCTTAAAGTTATGAGAAGCATCGTAAGAAATTTTGCGCAAATTATAAGTATAATCATGTTGTTTGTGTCTGCTGGTTTTGCCCAAAGAGGGCATGGACATGATCACGGACATGGTCATGGACACGGCGTACATCACGACCATCATTATCACCAACCACGTCGCCATGTGGTGGTGGTAGAGCGTCCGCGCCACCATGTAGTAGTACATCGCCACCGCAGCCATTATCGCCCTAGCCGAGTAGTAGTTTATCATCCTGTTTGGAATCCTGGTTATACATTTTATCGTAGATGGGTGTTTTTTCCTCGCTACAATCTATATTGGGACAATTGGCGTGGTATGTATGTTTATCCATCGGGTAATGTGTGGATTTCAAATCCAATGTTGCCGCCTGCACTTATTAACATCAATATTCAGAGCGAGCAACACTATGAATTACAGGAAAATGCGGACGACATAGACGAAATCTATGACCCAATGTACGACGATTACAGATAACTAATCCACTATAAAAAACAACGCTATAAGTTTTTGGTCTTATAGCGTTGTTTTTTATATACAGGTAAATTATAAGCCTGTTTTCAAATTTTGCTGCGACCAGCCTATCACTACAATATTGAGTAGTTTTCAAAGCACCCGTACTCACACAATACAGAATGCATACGAGCAAATAACCACATTAAGAATTTTAAACATCAAGCATTTAAAATTTTACTCACACGCAATACTGAGCGTTTCTCCTTCCACAGACAAAATTGTATTACTAAACACTTCTTGCGCTTCGGCCAATAGTGGCTCTAATTCTTTATAGCGCGAAGAATAATGCCCTAACATCAGTTTTCCCACTTGTGCCGTCTTGGCTACTTGTGCGGCTTGCGCGGCAGTACTATGAAACGTTTCGTAGGCGCGTTGCTCCATATCCGTCATAAATGTAGATTCGTGGTACAGTAAATCTGCGTGTTGCACGAGCGGAATAATACGTTCGTCATAGCGCGTATCCGAGCAATAAGCGTAACTACGGCTATGCTTGGGCGGCAATGTTACGTCAGCGTTTTTATAAACAATTTCGCCGTTTTCGTCCTTGATGTCCTCGCCTTTTTTCAGCAAATTCAGATGAAAATTAGTGTAGCCTCTGTGTAATGACTCCATCACAATACGGCGTTTTTTAGGTTTTTCTTTAAATAAAAAACCTGCGCATTTCACCCGATGATTCAGCGGAATAGTACTAACCGTCAGTACCTCATTTTCGTAAATCGTGGCGGCAACTTCTGTATTTACTTCATGAAACGTAACAGGATAGTTCAAGCGCGTGTCCGAAAGACGTAATTGCAGTGTAATAACTTCGTCCAGACCCGCAGGCGCAAAAATATGCAGCTCGTCCGTGCGGCCTTGCAAGTGCATCGTCGAAATCAGACCCACCAGCCCCAAATAATGGTCGCCGTGCAAATGGCTAATAAAAATGTGGCCAATGCGCTGAATTTTGACTTTATAGCGGATCAGTTGGTTTTGAGTGCCTTCACCGCAATCAATCAGATACAAACATTGGTTGTGATTTACCAACTGCGAGGTATGATGCCTCCCATAGGCAAAAGATGCGGAGTTTGAACCCAATATTGTAATGTCAAAATTCATGGCAATAAGCTGATTGATTGTTATTTAGGCAAAAAATGATAGAAACGCCTTACAAACTGTAATGATAAATAAAATTTTGGGAGAAAACCAATGGATTTGGGTGGGGATAAAAAAGAAAAAGTCCAAAACTTTTTACAGTCTTGGACTTTTATCTGTCGGGGTGGCAAGATTCGAACTTGCGACCTCCTGCTCCCAAAGCAGGCGCGATAACCGGGCTACGCTACACCCCGAAGGTGTTTTTTGAAGTGCGGAGAGAATGGGATTCGAACCCATGCACCAGTCACCCGGTGACAGTTTAGCAAACTGCTCCTTTAACCACTCAGGCATCTCTCCAGTTAAGGGGCATTCCCCTTAGCAGAAATGCGATGCAAATATGAACGATTGTTTTTTATAATGCAACTATTTTTTTAAAAAAACTTTTAAAAAATTTTCAAAACACTGATAATCATGTCTGTTTCTTGCAAAATATTTTTCGACTTACGACTCTTGCCACTGCAAACGTAGGTTTTCGATGTAGCCCAACACCTCATCACGGCCTGTTCGCTCATCCGAAGACGTGATAAATTCCTGCGGCAATTCTGCCCATGTTTTTTTCAACTGCTTGTTGTAGGTCGCTACATTGGCCAGCGTGCGTGTTTTAGTTTGCTTGTCGGCTTTCGTAAAAATAATGGCAAACGGAATTTGTGCATTTCCAAGCCATTCGATAAACTCAACATCTATCTTTTGCGGTTCGTGGCGTGAGTCCACCAACACAAACACACATTGCAAATTCGGGCGTTTTTGGATGTATTCGCGAATCATCAGGTTAAATTTTTCGCGTTGTGCCTGTCCCACTTTTGCCCATCCGTACCCTGGCAAATCCACCAAATACCATTGATTATTAATCATAAAATGATTGATAACCTGTGTTTTACCTGGCGTAGAAGAGGTTTTGGCCAAGCCGTTGCGGTTGGTCAGCATATTAATCAATGACGATTTGCCCACGTTAGAACGGCCAATAAAGGCGTATTCTGGCAAAGGCGTTTCGGGACACTTTTTGTAGTCGGCGGCACTGCCCACAAAGGTCGCGCTTTTTATATCCATAAAATTAAATCAGTATCTAAATTGTACTTAAAAAAGAAAATCCAAGTTCTTGTCTTTCACATTTTCTGGCTCATCTAAAGCCAAATATTGCTCCCAGAAAGGATTTTCGGGCACGGGTGCGACGCAAACAACAGGTTCGTTTTTGATCGGGTGAACAAAATACAAACGGCGTGCGTGCAAATTAATGCTGCCGTCTGTGTTAGGGCGGTCGAAGCCATATTTCACGTCGCCGCGAATCGGGCAACCCATCGAGGCCAATTGCACCCTGATTTGATGCGGACGACCCGTTACGGGCGTAACCTCCAACAGCCAATGGTCGTTGAGTTTGCCCATCACTTTGTACGAAAGTTCAGCGCGTTGGCTATTCGGAACTTCTGTGTCATGAGCCGTCGTAACGTTCGTTTTTTCATTTTTAACGAGCCAATGAACCAATTTATCGGCTTTTTGTGGTGGTTTCCGACGCACTACCGCCCAATATGTTTTTTGTACGTTGCGTTTGCGGAAAATTTCCGTCATGCGTTCGAGGCCTTTGGAAGTACGTGCCAACACGACCAAGCCACTTACGGGACGGTCGAGGCGATGCACTAAACCCATGAATACAGCACCTTCTTTTTTGTATTTTTCCTTGATATAGGCCTTCGCAAAATCCAGCAAAGTAATGTCGCGCGTGTTGTCGGCTTGCACCAAAAGCCCTGCTGCTTTATTGACAATTAGCAAGTGATTGTCTTCGTAAATAACCGTAAACGGTTTTTGTTTTGGTGTGTTACTCATCGTAAATCTGTCTGTGTTTTTACTGGATAAACCTTTTTATCGAAAGAAAAAGAAGATTCTGGAGCGGCAGCATTGGCCGTAAATTTCGTAATTTCAAATACTTGGCGGTTGTTCGTACCGCGTTCGTAAATAATCCATTTATGCAATATCTGGTCGGCTTTGCCAACATAAAGGCGTACTTTCAAGATTTCTTTGTTGCGGTCATCTGGCTCTAAATCAACTACTTGAAACACTTTCCCTTTGTCTTTTACTTCTCCAATCATCATGTATTTGAAACCGTTCTGATACATGGTGTAAATGTTGGTTGGCGTAATCTCGCCTTCTTCGGGCTGATAATCCGAAATGTTTAGTTCTTTGGCATCGCGCACATACGACCAAAGCGTATTACCGTCGCAAACCAATACTTGATTGTTGAGTTTGAGGTTAAATTTTTTGCCCTTTACCAAAATTTCGCCTTTCTGCTCATCAAGGGTTTTGCCGTCGTTGGCCTGAAATGTTTGGGAATAAGTGGCTTTATAGGATTGGAGTGTTTTGTATTTTTTACCCATCACATCCAAAATTTTTTGTGCCAATGGGTCTTGTTTGGCCTGCAACTGCGCCCAAGCAGTTTGGCAATTGATACCCGCCAATAACACTACAAATGCAACTATTTTTTTCATTGTTACAGAATCTTAAAAACGATAAAAAATCCGAAAAGTAGAAAACCGCAATAATCGTGCCTTCTGCCATTCGGATTTTAAATTGAATACA
This genomic interval carries:
- a CDS encoding ribonuclease Z; the protein is MNFDITILGSNSASFAYGRHHTSQLVNHNQCLYLIDCGEGTQNQLIRYKVKIQRIGHIFISHLHGDHYLGLVGLISTMHLQGRTDELHIFAPAGLDEVITLQLRLSDTRLNYPVTFHEVNTEVAATIYENEVLTVSTIPLNHRVKCAGFLFKEKPKKRRIVMESLHRGYTNFHLNLLKKGEDIKDENGEIVYKNADVTLPPKHSRSYAYCSDTRYDERIIPLVQHADLLYHESTFMTDMEQRAYETFHSTAAQAAQVAKTAQVGKLMLGHYSSRYKELEPLLAEAQEVFSNTILSVEGETLSIACE
- a CDS encoding RluA family pseudouridine synthase, translating into MSNTPKQKPFTVIYEDNHLLIVNKAAGLLVQADNTRDITLLDFAKAYIKEKYKKEGAVFMGLVHRLDRPVSGLVVLARTSKGLERMTEIFRKRNVQKTYWAVVRRKPPQKADKLVHWLVKNEKTNVTTAHDTEVPNSQRAELSYKVMGKLNDHWLLEVTPVTGRPHQIRVQLASMGCPIRGDVKYGFDRPNTDGSINLHARRLYFVHPIKNEPVVCVAPVPENPFWEQYLALDEPENVKDKNLDFLF
- a CDS encoding LolA family protein; translation: MKKIVAFVVLLAGINCQTAWAQLQAKQDPLAQKILDVMGKKYKTLQSYKATYSQTFQANDGKTLDEQKGEILVKGKKFNLKLNNQVLVCDGNTLWSYVRDAKELNISDYQPEEGEITPTNIYTMYQNGFKYMMIGEVKDKGKVFQVVDLEPDDRNKEILKVRLYVGKADQILHKWIIYERGTNNRQVFEITKFTANAAAPESSFSFDKKVYPVKTQTDLR
- the yihA gene encoding ribosome biogenesis GTP-binding protein YihA/YsxC; protein product: MDIKSATFVGSAADYKKCPETPLPEYAFIGRSNVGKSSLINMLTNRNGLAKTSSTPGKTQVINHFMINNQWYLVDLPGYGWAKVGQAQREKFNLMIREYIQKRPNLQCVFVLVDSRHEPQKIDVEFIEWLGNAQIPFAIIFTKADKQTKTRTLANVATYNKQLKKTWAELPQEFITSSDERTGRDEVLGYIENLRLQWQES